Proteins from one Oscillatoria nigro-viridis PCC 7112 genomic window:
- a CDS encoding alpha/beta hydrolase yields the protein MSIRPNFRWFSSVASVLGSISINPFSGATSSVKAAQTVVVRKGILESSISVADLRELAETGKVPAKLQAYANLLSDEQRSKIFRALQAKIPLNVVGLSNLLNTGIGTAILTDLTTVIPRRDGAGVEALRAALVQGANAPEGLSVLSFLESYPSSPVVVDLDRAFAVLGNMNASFWQTQRFMAAIAPQLAAVKPAFNLPFDPTQAGPNSIRVLALDLNDSARNRRIPVDVYWSKAATADKPTIVFSHGLGSVRTDLRYLAEHLASHGYVVAALEHPGSNETNTNAAIAGKSPLLAPQEFLDRPKDISFVLDELTKLNQTDDNLQGKIAIDRSVIVGYSFGGATALSLAGAELQLSRLKQRCQGDLIGFSLGEGIQCAAAGLPEERYQLRDARIKRAIAMNPIASLLFGETGLSSIQIPTLIVASSADKTTPALAEQIAGFPKIPSPKWLVGFVGGTHLSVKDPSTTLDQVRRPNTVISGDEVVGDQAVSIRNYIKAVTLAAAAQLTAEADKYAVFLTPEYAQFASTLAIPVRLVTEISPETNAIVQTFIQRNK from the coding sequence ATGAGCATCAGACCAAATTTCAGATGGTTTTCTTCAGTGGCGAGTGTTTTGGGTTCGATTTCGATTAATCCTTTCAGCGGCGCGACATCCTCTGTAAAAGCTGCACAAACGGTTGTTGTCCGCAAAGGTATTTTAGAATCGTCAATATCGGTTGCGGATTTGCGCGAACTCGCAGAAACAGGAAAAGTCCCCGCCAAACTGCAAGCTTATGCCAATCTCCTGTCTGACGAACAGCGCAGTAAAATCTTTCGGGCGCTGCAAGCGAAAATTCCCCTAAATGTAGTCGGCCTGAGCAACTTGCTAAATACTGGCATCGGCACTGCCATCCTGACGGATTTGACTACTGTCATACCCAGGCGCGACGGTGCGGGTGTGGAAGCGCTGCGAGCGGCTTTGGTGCAGGGAGCGAACGCGCCGGAAGGCTTATCGGTATTGAGTTTCCTTGAATCTTATCCGAGTTCGCCGGTGGTGGTGGATCTCGATCGAGCTTTCGCAGTTTTGGGAAATATGAACGCAAGTTTTTGGCAAACTCAGCGCTTTATGGCGGCGATCGCGCCTCAGTTAGCAGCGGTTAAACCCGCGTTTAACCTGCCTTTCGATCCAACCCAAGCAGGCCCTAATTCCATCCGGGTACTCGCACTAGATTTGAACGATAGCGCCCGCAATCGGCGCATTCCAGTTGACGTGTATTGGTCGAAAGCTGCGACAGCCGACAAACCGACGATCGTCTTTTCTCACGGGTTGGGTTCTGTCCGCACGGATTTGCGCTACTTAGCCGAGCATTTGGCGTCTCACGGCTATGTGGTAGCAGCTTTAGAACATCCGGGAAGCAATGAAACGAATACTAATGCTGCGATCGCGGGTAAGTCTCCCTTGCTAGCTCCTCAAGAGTTTTTAGACCGTCCCAAAGACATCAGTTTTGTACTCGACGAACTGACAAAATTGAACCAAACTGATGATAATTTGCAGGGGAAAATCGCGATCGACCGATCGGTGATCGTTGGTTATTCCTTTGGCGGCGCTACAGCCTTGTCCTTGGCGGGCGCCGAACTGCAATTGAGCCGACTCAAACAAAGGTGTCAGGGGGATTTGATTGGGTTCAGCTTGGGCGAAGGCATTCAGTGCGCGGCGGCCGGATTGCCGGAAGAACGGTATCAATTGCGAGATGCGAGGATTAAAAGGGCGATCGCCATGAATCCGATCGCATCATTACTATTTGGAGAAACGGGTTTGAGTTCCATTCAAATTCCCACATTAATAGTAGCATCTTCTGCGGACAAAACCACTCCCGCCTTAGCAGAACAAATTGCCGGATTCCCAAAGATTCCATCTCCCAAATGGCTAGTCGGTTTTGTAGGAGGCACCCACTTAAGCGTCAAAGATCCCAGTACAACTTTAGACCAAGTTCGCAGGCCGAACACAGTAATTAGCGGCGATGAAGTTGTGGGCGACCAAGCTGTTAGCATACGCAATTATATTAAAGCTGTAACTTTGGCCGCGGCCGCTCAACTAACTGCCGAAGCTGACAAATATGCTGTTTTTCTTACGCCAGAATACGCGCAATTTGCTTCAACATTGGCAATCCCGGTGCGGCTGGTAACAGAAATTTCCCCGGAAACTAATGCAATAGTGCAAACTTTTATTCAACGGAATAAGTAG